A single window of Diachasmimorpha longicaudata isolate KC_UGA_2023 chromosome 12, iyDiaLong2, whole genome shotgun sequence DNA harbors:
- the Egg gene encoding histone-lysine N-methyltransferase SETDB1, translated as MAEAKMEVIDLDSDDEEKKKMQDQKTSKKFICINLKCESGVNMKTASSFACSYYGLNQAKKKKRYICDKCHVMAIEHQEMLAEAFFKREPLLKCKLPDNTMQIDLSDSDSDGEAAKEPEEWEYIPEDVLLDMESKIDDALSNVLKKYDVDYQLTEAQKILEAQFEDIDRSNEESDKEIKQMISKMDMIRNSLYDAFRPDIKMLADLSIDDGSKVEASPGILASQRPQQRTDAPGHPTVATKKVTQVKIPSVVHPKPHDNQMEIMPIVEKVEKQAFVCGLPAHGKLILRPAEVDNIVLVMKHPLMPWIKAKVHAILTHQPMTYRVKFLPKKYNNSLRTVFGRQLAVHAPAPVIIPVATRVVAIFNDVNSSNYYSGVIAEPPKTTNKHRYLVFFDDGYAQYVAHKHIFVVSESSQRVWEDIPIESRDFVKKYIEGYPERPMVKLQPGQVVKTEWNGKWWVARVAQVDASLVQMSFDADNRTEWIYRGSTRLGPLYVELLKATARQQGHHMTVNAPGRHRMPPGGKASIPYVEYTSGTIEGDPETPAKEPPAASPKPPAQSRAVARKSTAKKPTVEPTYLAAAETKSAYSIAYYSLPNSIKPKQYLPHECSANCIQLKDFKVDDLKGYSPLSIPLLCGWNRQICKYPKGKKVVMYQTPCGVRLRCIEEVHQYLRKTKSTISVDLFEFDSWVHCLAEFILDKCFVNIKDLSYGVENVPIPCVNELDHALPDPITYSTIREPTEGVNLNLDPEFLCSCDCEDDCQDKEKCQCWQLTIQGAQATLGGRVPANNVGYHYKRLPEPVTTGIYECNSKCKCSVKTCLNRVVQHPLTLKLQVFKTQRRGWGIRCLNDIPVGSFICIYAGRLLTEQGANEGGKNYGDEYLAELDYVEVVENIKEGFEADVLDPDTPIDSPGSKERSQEQERNSRRRTAGPDGDADFDIRQYNSEYSKLQSETDDSMKKRLRKRKKSDEIVIQDVEDKSEDGSIGKNDDGSVGKSSTDNNQDGSDEEVKGNGRRELIRFEPTVEPTIERPKFKSVRDFFGEDEAVYIMDAKTTGNIGRYLNHSCDPNVFVQNVFVDTHDVRFPWVAFFALSFIGAGRELTWNYSYDVGSIPGKVIICKCGASNCRGRLL; from the exons ATGGCTGAAGCGAAGATGGAGGTGATAGACCTTGACTCTGACGACGAAGAGAAGAAGAAAATGCAAGACCAGAAGACATCCAAGAAATTTATCTGCATTAATCTCAAGTGTGAGTCAGGTGTGAATATGAAGACAGCTTCGTCCTTCGCTTGTAGTTATTATGGATTGAATCAAGCGAAGAAAAAGAAGCGATACATCTGTGACAAGTGTCATGTCATGGCCATTGAGCACCAGGAGATGCTCGCCGAGGCATTCTTCAAGCGTGAGCCTTTGCTGAAGTGCAAACTCCCTGATAACACGATGCAGATCGACCTATCGGACAGTGATTCTGATGGAGAAGCTGCCAAGGAGCCAGAGGAATGGGAGTACATTCCTGAGGATGTTCTTCTGGACATGGAGTCCAAAATCGACGACGCGTTGTCCAATGTCCTCAAGAAATATGACGTCGACTATCAACTGACAGAGGCCCAGAAGATTCTGGAGGCTCAGTTTGAAGACATCGATCGGTCTAATGAAGAGAGTGACAAAGAGATCAAGCAGATGATCAGCAAGATGGACATGATAAGGAATAGTCTGTACGATGCATTTAGACCTGATATCAAAATGCTGGCAGACCTGTCGATCGACGACGGATCGAAGGTAGAGGCCAGTCCGGGAATTCTGGCTTCACAGAGACCTCAGCAACGGACAGATGCTCCAGGTCATCCGACTGTCGCCACCAAGAAGGTCACACAGGTGAAAATTCCTTCTGTGGTCCACCCTAAACCTCACGACAATCAGATGGAGATCATGCCTATTGTTGAGAAGGTGGAGAAGCAGGCTTTTGTCTGTGGATTACCTGCACATGGGAAACTCATCCTCAGGCCAGCTGAGGTAGATAATATTGTGCTTGTTATGAAGCATCCACTGATGCCCTGGATCAAAGCTAAG GTTCATGCCATTTTGACCCATCAACCAATGACCTACCGCGTCAAATTTCTaccaaaaaaatacaacaacTCCCTGAGAACAGTTTTTGGACGACAATTAGCCGTTCATGCACCAGCCCCAGTGATAATTCCAGTTGCAACCAGAGTCGTTGCCATCTTCAATGATGTTAATTCGAGTAATTATTACAGTGGAGTTATAGCTGAACCACCAAAGACAACAAACAAACACAG ATATCTCGTGTTCTTCGACGATGGTTACGCACAGTACGTCGCGCACAAGCACATATTCGTGGTGAGCGAGAGTTCCCAGCGTGTCTGGGAGGACATTCCCATAGAATCCCGTgactttgtaaaaaaatacatcGAGGGTTACCCAGAGCGTCCAATGGTGAAGCTACAACCAGGTCAGGTAGTGAAGACCGAATGGAATGGAAAATGGTGGGTGGCAAGAGTGGCCCAGGTGGATGCTTCTCTCGTACAGATGTCCTTCGACGCTGACAATCGAACAGAATGGATTTACCGTGGTTCCACACGCCTGGGACCACTCTACGTGGAGCTCTTGAAGGCCACAGCACGTCAACAGGGCCACCACATGACAGTAAACGCCCCAGGTCGTCATCGAATGCCTCCAGGTGGCAAAGCCAGCATTCCCTACGTCGAGTACACATCGGGGACTATCGAGGGAGACCCTGAAACACCTGCTAAAGAGCCTCCAGCAGCATCTCCAAAGCCTCCTGCCCAGTCTCGAGCTGTGGCACGTAAAAGTACAGCGAAGAAACCAACTGTTGAGCCGACGTATCTGGCAGCAGCAGAAACTAAGTCAGCTTACAGCATTGCTTACTACTCTCTACCGAACTCCATCAAACCTAAGCAGTATTTACCACACGAGTGCTCAGCAAATTGTATTCAACTGAAAGACTTCAAGGTCGATGACCTGAAGGGCTACTCACCCCTGTCAATTCCCCTGTTATGTGGCTGGAATCGACAGATCTGCAAATATCCTAAAGGTAAGAAGGTCGTTATGTACCAGACACCCTGCGGAGTTCGACTCAGATGCATCGAGGAGGTTCACCAGTACCTCAGGAAGACCAAATCGACAATCTCAGTCGATCTATTTGAATTCGACAGCTGGGTCCACTGTCTCGCTGAATTTATCCTCGATAAATGTTTCGTTAACATCAAGGATCTGAGTTATGGGGTTGAGAATGTCCCTATTCCCTGTGTCAATGAACTAGATCATGCACTTCCTGATCCAATTACGTATAGTACTATTAGGGAGCCAACTGAAGGGGTTAATTTGAATTTGGATCCGGAGTTTTTGTGCAGCTGTGACTGCGAGGATGACTGCCAGGATAAGGAAAAGTGCCAGTGCTGGCAGCTGACGATTCAGGGTGCGCAGGCGACTCTAGGAGGTCGGGTGCCTGCTAATAATGTTGGATATCATTATAAGAGACTGCCAGAGCCTGTGACGACGGGAATTTACGAATGTAATTCCAAGTGCAAGTGCTCGGTGAAGACTTGTCTTAATAGGGTTGTTCAGCATCCATTGACGTTGAAACTGCAGGTGTTCAAGACTCAGAGGAGGGGCTGGGGCATCCGGTGTCTGAATGACATACCAGTGGGATCTTTCATCTGTATTTATGCTGGCAGACTTCTGACCGAGCAGGGCGCGAACGAAGGAGGAAAGAACTATGGAGATGAGTATCTTGCTGAGTTGGATTATGTTGAGGTAGTGGAGAACATCAAGGAGGGGTTTGAGGCTGATGTCCTGGATCCAGACACACCCATCGACTCACCAGGGTCCAAGGAGAGATCACAGGAGCAGGAGAGGAACAGCAGGAGGAGAACCGCTGGTCCTGATGGAGATGCTGATTTCGATATTAGACAGTATAACTCTGAATATTCAAAACTTCAGTCTGAGACTGATGATTCCATGAAAAAGAGGCTCAGGAAGAGGAAGAAGAGCGATGAGATTGTCATTCAGGATGTTGAGGATAAGAGTGAGGATGGAAGCATTGGGAAGAACGATGATGGAAGCGTGGGGAAGAGCTCCACTGATAATAATCAGGATGGCAGCGATGAGGAGGTCAAGGGAAATGGCAGGAGGGAACTGATCAGGTTCGAGCCGACTGTTGAACCCACCATTGAGAGACCCAAGTTCAAGTCTGTGAGGGACTTCTTCGGGGAGGATGAAGCTGTCTATATTATGGATGCTAAGACTACGGGCAACATTGGGAGGTACCTCAACCACTCCTGCGATCCTAATGTTTTTGTGCAGAATGTGTTCGTCGATACGCATGATGTGAGGTTTCCTTGGGTAGCTTTCTTCGCTCTGTCGTTCATCGGAGCTGGACGGGAATTGACGTGGAACTATAGTTACGATGTGGGCAGCATTCCGGGGAAGGTCATCATCTGCAAGTGCGGGGCTTCCAACTGCAGGGGACGATTATTGTAG
- the LOC135168221 gene encoding myotrophin, whose translation MKMSELVWGIKNGDLDQVRDIVENKNIDVNQMIDGRTPLHYAADYGQNDVVRYLLDKGANANATDKHGITTLLAAIWEGHTNCVKLLLEKGANPDGLTPDGVSYLEAAEKDEIKSLLRANGVH comes from the exons ATGAAAATGAGTGAATTAGTCTGGGGAATTAAGAATGGCGACCTTGATCAGGTTCGAGACATTGTTGAGAACAAG AATATCGACGTGAATCAGATGATTGATGGCAGGACACCACTGCATTACGCAGCTGATTATGGCCAGAATGATGTCGTGAGGTATCTATTGGACAAAGGTGCCAATGCTAAT GCAACTGACAAACATGGAATTACAACTCTTCTAGCAGCAATATGGGAGGGTCACACCAATTGCGTAAAACTGCTACTGGAAAAAGGAGCCAATCCCGATGGACTCACACCGGATGGTGTCAGCTATCTCGAAGCTGCTGAGAAGGACGAGATCAAAAGTCTCCTGCGTGCAAACGGTGTGCACTAG